In a single window of the Peromyscus maniculatus bairdii isolate BWxNUB_F1_BW_parent chromosome 16, HU_Pman_BW_mat_3.1, whole genome shotgun sequence genome:
- the Serac1 gene encoding protein SERAC1 isoform X3, which produces MPLGAYCIICCRRIGTSAPRLKHHTSWRNIRNIIRVTGSLLLGGSLFLTYEVLALKKSLTLDTQVVEREKMKSYIYVHTVPMDKAENHGLVWQARKELHKAVRKVLTASARVLRSPFADSFSTVDIEDHDCAVWLLLRKSREEDKAARLKAVQEMSEAHHWHNYQYRIIAQACDPRTLIGLARSKESDLRFFLPPPPLPPLKEDSSTEEELRHLLASLPQTELDECLQYFTSLALSETSQSLAAQKGGLWCFGGNGLPYAESFGEVPSATVEMFCLEAIVKHSEISSHCDHIEAGGGLQLLQRLYQLHKDSPKIQRNIMRIIGNMALNEHLHPAIVRSAFKTWRQKDSERVLTENALVDENRYTTCWPKTWLAKDCPALRIISVEYDTSLSDWRARCPKERKSIAFRSNELLSKLRAAGVGDRPMIWISHSMGGLLVKKMLLEAAKKPELGAMINNTRGIIFYSVPHHGSHLAEYSVSVRYLLFPSLEVKELSKDSPALKTLQDDFVEFAKDKNFQVLNFVETQPTFIGSMIKLHIVPVESADLGIGDLIPVDVNHLDICKPKTKNAFLYQRTLQFICETLAKDLGN; this is translated from the exons ATGCCCCTTGGTGCCTATTGTATCATCTGCTGCAGAAGAATAGGAACCTCTGCTCCCCGTCTAAAACATCACACGTCCTGGAGAAATATCC GGAATATAATAAGAGTCACTGGATCCCTCCTTTTGGG gGGCTCTTTATTTCTTACATATGAAGTTCTGGccctgaaaaagtctttgacgtTAGACACTCaggtggtggaaagagaaaaaatgaagtcTTACATCTATGTGCACACAGTTCCTATGGACAAGGCAGAAAATCATG GGCTTGTTTGGCAGGCAAGAAAAGAACTTCACAAAGCAGTAAGGAAAGTGTTGACAGCGTCAGCCAGGGTACTGCGGAGCCCATTTGCTG ACTCTTTCAGCACAGTTGACATAGAAGACCACGACTGTGCCGTGTGGCTGCTCCTGAGGAAGAGCCGGGAGGAAGACAAGGCTGCCCGACTGAAGGCCGTGCAGGAGATGTCGGAGGCCCACCACTGGCACA ACTACCAGTACAGGATAATTGCTCAAGCCTGCGACCCAAGGACCCTTATTGGTTTGGCACGAAGCAAAGAAAGTGATCTTCGCTTttttctcccacctcctcctctgccacCTTTAAAAGAA gATTCCTCCACTGAAGAGGAACTCAGGCATTTGCTGGCTTCTTTACCTCAGACAGAGCTCGATGAGTGTCTCCAGTATTTTACATCCTTGGCTCTTAGTGAGACCAGCCAGAGCCTGGCTGCGCAGAAG GGAGGACTCTGGTGTTTTGGAGGAAATGGACTTCCTTATGCAGAAAGCTTTGGAGAAGTTCCTTCTGCCACAGTGGAAATGTTCTGCCTAGAAGCTATAGTAAAGCATTCGGAG ATATCCTCCCACTGTGACCACATCGAAGCAGGCGGGGGCTTGCAGCTCCTGCAGAGGCTCTACCAGCTCCATAAGGACTCCCCCAAAATACAGAGAAACATCATGAGGATCATTGGAAACATGGCCTTGAACGAGCACCTCCACCCTGCTATAGTCCGCTCAG CGTTTAAAACCTGGCGTCAAAAGGACAGTGAGCGGGTTCTGACGGAAAATGCTTTGGTGGATGAGAACAGGTACACGACATGCTGGCCCAAG ACATGGCTAGCGAAAGACTGTCCTGCACTTCGCATTATATCTGTGGAGTATGACACCAGCCTCAGTGACTGGAGAGCAAGGTGCCCCAAGGAAAG AAAGTCCATTGCATTCAGAAGCAACGAACTCCTTAGCAAGCTCAGAGCTGCTGGTGTTGGGGATAGGCCAATGATTTGGATATCACATAGCATGGGAG GTCTTCTTGTCAAAAAGATGCTGTTGGAAGCCGCCAAGAAGCCAGAACTGGGCGCCATGATAAACAATACCAGAGGAATCATTTTTTACAGTGTCCCTCACCACGGCTCCCACTTGGCTGAATACTCCGTTAGCGTTCGatatcttctctttccttctttggaaGTCAAAGAACTCAGCAAGG ATTCTCCTGCACTGAAGACACTACAGGACGACTTTGTGGAGTTTGCGAAAGACAAGAACTTCCAGGTGCTGAATTTCGTAGAAACGCAACCAACGTTTATCGGCAGCATGATTAAACTGCACATAGTGCCCGTGGAGTCTGCAG ATTTAGGCATTGGGGATCTAATTCCTGTGGATGTCAACCATTTGGACATTTGCAAGCCGAAGACGAAGAATGCTTTTTTATATCAGCGTACTCTACAGTTCATCTGTGAAACTTTAGCCAAGGACCTTGGGAACTGA
- the Serac1 gene encoding protein SERAC1 isoform X2, with translation MPLGAYCIICCRRIGTSAPRLKHHTSWRNIRNIIRVTGSLLLGGSLFLTYEVLALKKSLTLDTQVVEREKMKSYIYVHTVPMDKAENHDSFSTVDIEDHDCAVWLLLRKSREEDKAARLKAVQEMSEAHHWHNYQYRIIAQACDPRTLIGLARSKESDLRFFLPPPPLPPLKEDSSTEEELRHLLASLPQTELDECLQYFTSLALSETSQSLAAQKGGLWCFGGNGLPYAESFGEVPSATVEMFCLEAIVKHSEISSHCDHIEAGGGLQLLQRLYQLHKDSPKIQRNIMRIIGNMALNEHLHPAIVRSGWVSIMAEALKSYHIMEASHAARTLANLDRETVREKYQDGVYVLHPQCRTSQPIKADVLFIHGLMGAAFKTWRQKDSERVLTENALVDENRYTTCWPKTWLAKDCPALRIISVEYDTSLSDWRARCPKERKSIAFRSNELLSKLRAAGVGDRPMIWISHSMGGLLVKKMLLEAAKKPELGAMINNTRGIIFYSVPHHGSHLAEYSVSVRYLLFPSLEVKELSKDSPALKTLQDDFVEFAKDKNFQVLNFVETQPTFIGSMIKLHIVPVESADLGIGDLIPVDVNHLDICKPKTKNAFLYQRTLQFICETLAKDLGN, from the exons ATGCCCCTTGGTGCCTATTGTATCATCTGCTGCAGAAGAATAGGAACCTCTGCTCCCCGTCTAAAACATCACACGTCCTGGAGAAATATCC GGAATATAATAAGAGTCACTGGATCCCTCCTTTTGGG gGGCTCTTTATTTCTTACATATGAAGTTCTGGccctgaaaaagtctttgacgtTAGACACTCaggtggtggaaagagaaaaaatgaagtcTTACATCTATGTGCACACAGTTCCTATGGACAAGGCAGAAAATCATG ACTCTTTCAGCACAGTTGACATAGAAGACCACGACTGTGCCGTGTGGCTGCTCCTGAGGAAGAGCCGGGAGGAAGACAAGGCTGCCCGACTGAAGGCCGTGCAGGAGATGTCGGAGGCCCACCACTGGCACA ACTACCAGTACAGGATAATTGCTCAAGCCTGCGACCCAAGGACCCTTATTGGTTTGGCACGAAGCAAAGAAAGTGATCTTCGCTTttttctcccacctcctcctctgccacCTTTAAAAGAA gATTCCTCCACTGAAGAGGAACTCAGGCATTTGCTGGCTTCTTTACCTCAGACAGAGCTCGATGAGTGTCTCCAGTATTTTACATCCTTGGCTCTTAGTGAGACCAGCCAGAGCCTGGCTGCGCAGAAG GGAGGACTCTGGTGTTTTGGAGGAAATGGACTTCCTTATGCAGAAAGCTTTGGAGAAGTTCCTTCTGCCACAGTGGAAATGTTCTGCCTAGAAGCTATAGTAAAGCATTCGGAG ATATCCTCCCACTGTGACCACATCGAAGCAGGCGGGGGCTTGCAGCTCCTGCAGAGGCTCTACCAGCTCCATAAGGACTCCCCCAAAATACAGAGAAACATCATGAGGATCATTGGAAACATGGCCTTGAACGAGCACCTCCACCCTGCTATAGTCCGCTCAG GTTGGGTTTCTATAATGGCAGAAGCTCTGAAATCCTACCACATTATGGAGGCTTCCCACGCTGCCAGAACCCTGGCTAATCTAGACCGAGAGACTGTGCGTGAGAAATACCAGGACGGGGTGTACGTACTGCATCCCCAGTGTCGGACAAG TCAGCCCATTAAAGCCGATGTCCTTTTTATTCATGGCCTTATGGGAGCAGCGTTTAAAACCTGGCGTCAAAAGGACAGTGAGCGGGTTCTGACGGAAAATGCTTTGGTGGATGAGAACAGGTACACGACATGCTGGCCCAAG ACATGGCTAGCGAAAGACTGTCCTGCACTTCGCATTATATCTGTGGAGTATGACACCAGCCTCAGTGACTGGAGAGCAAGGTGCCCCAAGGAAAG AAAGTCCATTGCATTCAGAAGCAACGAACTCCTTAGCAAGCTCAGAGCTGCTGGTGTTGGGGATAGGCCAATGATTTGGATATCACATAGCATGGGAG GTCTTCTTGTCAAAAAGATGCTGTTGGAAGCCGCCAAGAAGCCAGAACTGGGCGCCATGATAAACAATACCAGAGGAATCATTTTTTACAGTGTCCCTCACCACGGCTCCCACTTGGCTGAATACTCCGTTAGCGTTCGatatcttctctttccttctttggaaGTCAAAGAACTCAGCAAGG ATTCTCCTGCACTGAAGACACTACAGGACGACTTTGTGGAGTTTGCGAAAGACAAGAACTTCCAGGTGCTGAATTTCGTAGAAACGCAACCAACGTTTATCGGCAGCATGATTAAACTGCACATAGTGCCCGTGGAGTCTGCAG ATTTAGGCATTGGGGATCTAATTCCTGTGGATGTCAACCATTTGGACATTTGCAAGCCGAAGACGAAGAATGCTTTTTTATATCAGCGTACTCTACAGTTCATCTGTGAAACTTTAGCCAAGGACCTTGGGAACTGA
- the Serac1 gene encoding protein SERAC1 isoform X1 has translation MPLGAYCIICCRRIGTSAPRLKHHTSWRNIRNIIRVTGSLLLGGSLFLTYEVLALKKSLTLDTQVVEREKMKSYIYVHTVPMDKAENHGLVWQARKELHKAVRKVLTASARVLRSPFADSFSTVDIEDHDCAVWLLLRKSREEDKAARLKAVQEMSEAHHWHNYQYRIIAQACDPRTLIGLARSKESDLRFFLPPPPLPPLKEDSSTEEELRHLLASLPQTELDECLQYFTSLALSETSQSLAAQKGGLWCFGGNGLPYAESFGEVPSATVEMFCLEAIVKHSEISSHCDHIEAGGGLQLLQRLYQLHKDSPKIQRNIMRIIGNMALNEHLHPAIVRSGWVSIMAEALKSYHIMEASHAARTLANLDRETVREKYQDGVYVLHPQCRTSQPIKADVLFIHGLMGAAFKTWRQKDSERVLTENALVDENRYTTCWPKTWLAKDCPALRIISVEYDTSLSDWRARCPKERKSIAFRSNELLSKLRAAGVGDRPMIWISHSMGGLLVKKMLLEAAKKPELGAMINNTRGIIFYSVPHHGSHLAEYSVSVRYLLFPSLEVKELSKDSPALKTLQDDFVEFAKDKNFQVLNFVETQPTFIGSMIKLHIVPVESADLGIGDLIPVDVNHLDICKPKTKNAFLYQRTLQFICETLAKDLGN, from the exons ATGCCCCTTGGTGCCTATTGTATCATCTGCTGCAGAAGAATAGGAACCTCTGCTCCCCGTCTAAAACATCACACGTCCTGGAGAAATATCC GGAATATAATAAGAGTCACTGGATCCCTCCTTTTGGG gGGCTCTTTATTTCTTACATATGAAGTTCTGGccctgaaaaagtctttgacgtTAGACACTCaggtggtggaaagagaaaaaatgaagtcTTACATCTATGTGCACACAGTTCCTATGGACAAGGCAGAAAATCATG GGCTTGTTTGGCAGGCAAGAAAAGAACTTCACAAAGCAGTAAGGAAAGTGTTGACAGCGTCAGCCAGGGTACTGCGGAGCCCATTTGCTG ACTCTTTCAGCACAGTTGACATAGAAGACCACGACTGTGCCGTGTGGCTGCTCCTGAGGAAGAGCCGGGAGGAAGACAAGGCTGCCCGACTGAAGGCCGTGCAGGAGATGTCGGAGGCCCACCACTGGCACA ACTACCAGTACAGGATAATTGCTCAAGCCTGCGACCCAAGGACCCTTATTGGTTTGGCACGAAGCAAAGAAAGTGATCTTCGCTTttttctcccacctcctcctctgccacCTTTAAAAGAA gATTCCTCCACTGAAGAGGAACTCAGGCATTTGCTGGCTTCTTTACCTCAGACAGAGCTCGATGAGTGTCTCCAGTATTTTACATCCTTGGCTCTTAGTGAGACCAGCCAGAGCCTGGCTGCGCAGAAG GGAGGACTCTGGTGTTTTGGAGGAAATGGACTTCCTTATGCAGAAAGCTTTGGAGAAGTTCCTTCTGCCACAGTGGAAATGTTCTGCCTAGAAGCTATAGTAAAGCATTCGGAG ATATCCTCCCACTGTGACCACATCGAAGCAGGCGGGGGCTTGCAGCTCCTGCAGAGGCTCTACCAGCTCCATAAGGACTCCCCCAAAATACAGAGAAACATCATGAGGATCATTGGAAACATGGCCTTGAACGAGCACCTCCACCCTGCTATAGTCCGCTCAG GTTGGGTTTCTATAATGGCAGAAGCTCTGAAATCCTACCACATTATGGAGGCTTCCCACGCTGCCAGAACCCTGGCTAATCTAGACCGAGAGACTGTGCGTGAGAAATACCAGGACGGGGTGTACGTACTGCATCCCCAGTGTCGGACAAG TCAGCCCATTAAAGCCGATGTCCTTTTTATTCATGGCCTTATGGGAGCAGCGTTTAAAACCTGGCGTCAAAAGGACAGTGAGCGGGTTCTGACGGAAAATGCTTTGGTGGATGAGAACAGGTACACGACATGCTGGCCCAAG ACATGGCTAGCGAAAGACTGTCCTGCACTTCGCATTATATCTGTGGAGTATGACACCAGCCTCAGTGACTGGAGAGCAAGGTGCCCCAAGGAAAG AAAGTCCATTGCATTCAGAAGCAACGAACTCCTTAGCAAGCTCAGAGCTGCTGGTGTTGGGGATAGGCCAATGATTTGGATATCACATAGCATGGGAG GTCTTCTTGTCAAAAAGATGCTGTTGGAAGCCGCCAAGAAGCCAGAACTGGGCGCCATGATAAACAATACCAGAGGAATCATTTTTTACAGTGTCCCTCACCACGGCTCCCACTTGGCTGAATACTCCGTTAGCGTTCGatatcttctctttccttctttggaaGTCAAAGAACTCAGCAAGG ATTCTCCTGCACTGAAGACACTACAGGACGACTTTGTGGAGTTTGCGAAAGACAAGAACTTCCAGGTGCTGAATTTCGTAGAAACGCAACCAACGTTTATCGGCAGCATGATTAAACTGCACATAGTGCCCGTGGAGTCTGCAG ATTTAGGCATTGGGGATCTAATTCCTGTGGATGTCAACCATTTGGACATTTGCAAGCCGAAGACGAAGAATGCTTTTTTATATCAGCGTACTCTACAGTTCATCTGTGAAACTTTAGCCAAGGACCTTGGGAACTGA